The sequence below is a genomic window from Granulicatella elegans.
CGATTGAACATCTAATCCTTTTACAGCATCATATAAATGTCTAGCTTCTTCTTCTAAACCATTTTGCATCATCATGTCTACTCTTGTATCAATTCTTTCATAAAGGACTGCTCTATCCGTTGATAATCCGATCATATAGACATCAAAAATAGCTTCTTTTTGTTGTTGGTCATTAGCTGAAAATGGTTTCCCACTTGCATGTGTCACTTCTAATGCTCGAATGACCCTTCTTGTATTATTGGGATGAATATTTTCAGCACTGATAGGATCGACTGCTTTTAACTGTTCCCACATAGCTTGAGGTCCAATTTCATCTAATTCTCTTTCCTTTTCTAGACGATAAGTTGGATTGTTAGAATCTTCACCACTAAAATGAAAATCAAATAATAACCCTTCAATATAAAGTCCAGTTCCTCCAACAACAATTGGAATCTTTCCACGACTTGCAATCTCTTGAATCGCTTTTCTTGCCATTTGTTTGAAATCACTAGCAGTATACTCTTCTTTCACATCACAGATGTCTAATAAGTAATGAGGAATCCCAAGTGATTCTTCGGGCGTTACTTTAGCTGTTCCAATATCCAATGTTTTATAAACTTGCATGGAATCCCCATTAATGATTTCTCCATTTAATTGTTGTGCTAATTTGATACTGAGAGCTGTTTTTCCAACACCAGTTGGTCCAACAATGACAATGATTTTTTGTTTTTCTACCATATTACTCCTTTATTTCCGAACGTAGCTCTAGTGCTTTTTGTGGATAATCTGTAAAAATCGCTTCTACATGAAGCTCAAAACAATGGTTCATCTCTTCTTCTCGATTCACTGTCCATACACGTTTTGAATATTGTGAATGAATCTCAAAAGCTTCTTTTAATAAACGATAGTCCGGATGAACCGCTTCAAAATTTACTTCTTTAAATTCAAAATTTGCCATTTCTACACTTTCATATAAAAAGGCAATTTCTTGATTCGGTCGTAATTGTTTCATTTGAATAATGCTTCTTGGATTAAAACTAGAATAAATAATTGCAAAATTTGGTTGCATTTTTTCTTGTAATGCCACACATTTTTCAACAATCCCTGCATATTCAATTTGATCCGTTTTTAATTCAATATTTAATTCACCTTTAAAATTCAGTTCCTTTAACAACTGGAAAACTTCTTCCAATGTAGGAATTTTTTCTCCGGTAAATGATTCATGAAACCAACTTCCTGCATCTAATGCTTGAATTTCTTCTACTGTTAAGTCTTGAATAGAACCACTACCATTCGTCGTACGATCAACTGTTTCATCATGAATCACGACTAATTCTCCATCTTTTGAAACATGAACATCTAATTCAATCCCATCACTTTGAACACGTACTGCTTCTTGAAAAGCAGCTAATGTATTTTCTGGATGAGTTCCTCTACTGCCTCTATGCGCAAAAATTTTAGTCATTTGCAATCACCTGTTTCTTTTGAACTTTATTTTGTTGACGAATTTTTTGAGATAATGCAATCAGTTCTGCTGCATGTTGTTTCGTTAATTCAGTCATTTCTTCTCCAGACAACATACGACCAATTTCTTCGATACGCTTGTCTTCTTCTAATGTTGTAAGAGTCGTACGAGTACGATCATCTTTTTCCATTTTTTCAATGAAAATATGAACTCCCGCAATACTTGCCACCTGTGGTAAGTGAGTGATACATAATACTTGAGCAAATTCTGAAATATAATGCATTTTATTCGCAATCGCTTGTGCTACTCGTCCACTAACTCCTGTATCTACCTCGTCAAATACAATTGTTCCCACTCCACGCTTACGAACGAAAATAGTTTTCATGGCAAGGGTAATTCTAGATAATTCCCCACCAGATACAATCTTTTGTAATGGTTTAACCGGTTCACCTTTGTTTGTTGAAATATAGAAGTATACTTCATCCATCCCCGTTTCAAGTAGTTGTTCACTAGGTAGGACACGAATTTCAAAAATAGCTTGTTCCATATATAATTCATGCAATTGTGTTTCAATTTTTTCAGCTAATTCAAGGGCAATTGCCTGTCTTTGTTTCGTCAATTCAAGCGCTACTTCTTTTGCTTTTTGTTCGATTTGTGCTTTTTCTTGGATTAATGTTTCAATAATACTTTCTTTATTTTCAATTTGATTTAATTGAGCTTGTGCTTGTGCTTGAAATTCTAATATTTCTTCTGCATTATCTCCATATTTACGTTTTAACTGATAATAAACATCTAGCCGTTCTTCAATATAGGCTAATCTTTCTTCATCATATTCTGCATGATCTAATTCATGACTCATATGAGAAACAGCATCTTGTAATTGATAATAAGATTCTTGTAATTGCTGATACAATTGTTGGTAATTCTCACCAATTCCTTGTAAAAATCCTATTTCTTGAGAAGCTTGACTAATGGCATCTACTGCAGCATATTCTTCTGTTTGTAAAACCGATAAAGCAGACATTAAGTGTTCTTGAATTTTTTGGAAATGAGTAAAATATTCTTTTTCTTGAACTAATTCTTCCTCTTCTCCAATATAAATATTTGATAATTCAATTTCTTCTACTTGGAATTTTAACAAATCAATTTTTTGCGCATCTTCTTTTTCAGCAGTTTGTAATTTTCGTAGTTGCTCTTGAATACTACAAAAATGTTCATAATACTTACTATATTCGTCTTTTAACGCTTGCAATTTTTGCCCAGCATAGACATCTAAAAGACTTAAATGATGCTCTTCATTTAATAATAAGAAATGTTCATTTTGCCCATGAATATCAATCAAATACGGTCCAACTTGTTTTAATAACGAAACGGTAACCATTTGTCCATTAATGCGACAAGTAGATTTACCTGTTTGATATAATTCACGTTGAATCATCATTTCATCATTTTCGATTTCAATGCCTAATTCTTCGATTTTTCTTTTTGTCTCTTCTGAGTCAATGGTAAAAACTGCTTGAATTGTCGCTTTTTCGCTGCCATATCGAATCATTTCTAAACTAGCACGTTCTCCAGCGAGTAATCCGACTGCATCGATAATAATTGATTTACCTGCACCTGTTTCCCCAGTTAATACCGTCATGCCTTTTTCAAATTGACAGCGAACTTCTTCAATAATTGCAAAATTTTTAATAAACAATTCTTGAATCATCGTTCCACCTCTATTTTAGATTTTTTAATTGTTGATGAGCTTCTTTCACGACTGCTTGAATACCGTTTTTCCAATCATAAGAAGAAGTAACGGTTTCATGTAATTGTAGATGTGCTAAAAACTCGATATTGCCACTTCCTCCCGTAATTGGAGAGAAAGTAAGTTGTTGAACAGAAAAACCAATTTGTTCGCAATATTCTAAAATTTCTTCTAATACATCTTGATGCACTTTTGGATCACTAACAATCCCTTTTTTCCCAATACGTTCTCTTCCAGCTTCAAACTGTGGTTTAATGAGTACAAGAACGTCACCATCCATCTCTAAAATATCTTTTAATGGTGGTAGAATTAATTTTAACGAAATAAATGAAACATCAATCGATGCTACTTGAGGTTTTCCTTTTGTAAAATCTTCAGGCTTACTAAAGCGGAAATTCACTCTTTCCATAACTTCCACTCGTTCATCTTGTCTTAGTTTATAATCTAATTGATTATATCCAACATCTAGTGCATAACTTAATACAGCCCCATGTTGCAGAGCTGCATCCGTAAACCCACCTGTTGAAGCACCAATATCTAATAAAATTTTACCTTCTACACTTACATCAAATGTTTCAAGAGCTTTTTCTAATTTCAAGCCACCTCTTGAAACATAGCGAAGTGTTTCTCCTTTAATATAAAGTTCAGTTGTGATTGGAATTTTTTCTCCTGGTTTATCATAGCGAATATGTTTCACTGCGTCGACAATTTGTCCTGCCATGACAAGTCTTTTCGCTTTTTCCCTAGAATCCGTCAATCCTTGTTGTACGACTAGAAGGTCTACTCGTTCTTTTTCCATTCTTTCTCCTTTAAATCTCTACATATGAGAGAATTTTCATAAATATTTCTTGTACTTGTCTTTGAACCGTTGTTTCATTTTGAATAGATAGAATCGCTTGTTTTGCCTGGTTAATTTCTTGTTCTAAGGCAAGTTTTGCTCCATCAATTCCTAAAATGCTAGGATAAGTATTTTTTTCTAATGCTGCATCTTGTCCAGTAATTTTACCTGTTTTTTCAGAATCCCAGCAAACATCTTGTAAGTCATTTTGAATTTGAAAGGCTAAGCCAAAATGAACTCCGAATTTTAAAAGAGCTTCTTCATAAGGTGTCGCATCCTCTAATACTAATAATCCTAAACGAATGGCAGCTAATAATAATTGTCCTGTTTTATCTGCATGAATTTGTTTTAATTGCTCTAATGTAATTTCTTGATGTTCACTAGCAATATCTCTCATTTGACCTGTGATCATACCGCTAGCTCCAGAAGCAGATCCTAATATTTGGATAACACGAACTTTTTTCGCATCAGATAATTGACATTGTGCTAATTCTTCAAATGCAAGGTTTAATAATGCATCGCCTGCTAAAATGGCAGTTGCTTCATCAAATTGCTTATGAAGTGTTAACTTGCCACGACGATAATCATCATTATCCATCCCTGGTAAGTCATCATGAATCAATGAATACGTATGAATCATTTCTAGAGAAGCTGCTACTGGTAATACTTTTTGAAGCTCAACTTCTTCTAAATGACTAATTAAAAGGACGAATAATGGACGAATTCTCTTTCCTCCACTACTACACGCATACAGCATGGCTTCTTTCAATCTTGTTGAAATATTTGGAATCTCTTCTATTCGAATGAATAAATAGTTTTCTATTTCTTGTTGCCAATATGAAATCATTTCACTCATGAGTTACTCCATTAATCTTCTTTTACAACAATCATTTTGCTGACTGTTTCTTCTGCTTTTGTTAATGTTTCATTACAATATTGACTTAGAGCCATTCCTTCTTGAAACTTAGCAATGGCTTCGTCCAAAGGAACATCTCCTCTTTCCAATTGCTGTACAATTAGTTCTAATTCACTCATTGCTTCTTCAAATTTTTTCTCTTTCTTTACCATAATTGATTTCCTTTCTCTACAGAAGTCACTTTAGAACGAACCGTTCCATCGACTAATTGAATCGTTAATTCTTGTTCTACTTTTAACTGATCAACACTTTTAATGATTGTTTCCTCTTGTTGTAAAATCCCATACCCTCGATTCATAATCTTTAATGGACTTAATAAGTCTAATTGCTGAATCACTCTTTGGAATTGTTGTTTTTTATCTTTCATCAATTGAACTTGTGCTTGTTCTAAACGTTTTGCTAAATATTGGAGTGCTTGTTTTTCCGTTTGCACTCTTCTACTAGGCGAACATAATTCTAAACGATGTTGACTTTTTACTAATTGCTGACGTTTTTGCTGAACATTTTGCTGCATCATTTGCTGCAATCTCATTTCTAATTGGTCCACTCGCTGTTGATATACTTGATAAATCCGTTCTGGATTTTGGAAAATACTTGCATTAGCTAATGCTTGCATTCTTTCTCGTTTAATTTGTAATTGACGAGTTAATGATTGTTCCAGACGTGTTTGCAAATTTCTCAATTGTTGATGAATCTCCATTAAAACAGGCGTTGCAATTTCTGCTGCAGCCGTTGGAGTGGCAGCTCTCATATCAGATACAAAGTCAATTAAAGTCGTATCTGTTTCATGCCCTACACTTGAAATAACTGGAATCGACAATTCAGCAACTCTTCTTACTACTGGCTCTTCATTGAATGACCATAAGTCCTCAATCGATCCCCCACCACGTCCAATAATGACGACATCATAATCTTCTTGTTCTACTAAGTCTAAATTTTTCAAAATACTATTAACAGCATGCACTCCTTGGACAACTGTTGGATATAAAACTAATTGAACAATAGGGAATCTTCTAGCCACTGTTGTTTGAATATCTTGAATAACCGCACCGGATTCGCTCGTTAAAATCGCAATTTTTTTAGGAAATTGTGGGATTGGTTTTTTAGGAAGAGAAAATAACCCTTCAGCTTCTAATTTCTTTTTCAATTGTTCATAGGCTAAATAAAGAGCCCCAACTCCATCCGGTTCCATATGTTCAATATTAATTTGGTATTGTCCTGATTTTTCAAAAACGGAAACTTTACCAATCACTAATACTTTCATCCCTTCTTCAGGACGGAATTGAATCTTTTTAAAGGCAGATTGAAACATCGCTGCAGAAATAATCGCCTGTTCATCTTTTAAATTAAAATATTGGTGAGTCGGACGTAAACGAAAATTTGAAATTTCCCCCGTCAAATATACTCTTCCAAGATGAGGGTCTTTATCAAATTTATATTTTATATATTTCGTTAATGCCGAGACTGTTACATATTCTTCACTCATGATTTATTTCCCTCTTACATGCATTAAGATACGTTTGTTCTAATAACATCGCAATGGTCATTGGACCAACTCCCCCTGGTACTGGAGTAATGGCACTGACTTGATCTTTAACTCCTTCAAAATCTACATCTCCAACGAGTTTGCCAGATTCTAATCGGTTAATGCCCACATCAATAATGACAGCATCTTTTTTAACATGTTCTTTTAAAACTAAATTTGGTTTCCCAACCGCACTAATAATAATATCGGCACGAGCGATTTGTTTCTCTAAATCCTTTGTTCGACTATGACAAACGGTTACCGTTGCTCCACGATTTAAGCCTAACAAAGCCATTGGACGACCAACAATTGTACTTTGCCCAATGACAACCATTTCTTTTCCTACAAGGTCGATTTTGTACTCTTCTAATAATCGAATAATTCCTTTTGGGGTACATGGAACAATACTTTCATCTTTTTGAAGTAATTTCCCTAAATTCACAGGATGGAAGCCGTCTACATCTTTTTCAGGAATAATGGCTTCTAATACCGCCTGGCTATCAATCTGTTTTGGTAATGGTAATTGAACTAAGATTCCATGAATAGCTTCATCATTATTTAATACTTCAATTTTACGCAATAATTCTTCTTGAGAAATGGTTTCAGGTAGTCTTTCTACAACAGAATGAAAGCCTACTTCATTTGCGGCACGTTCTTTATTTCGTACATAAATTTGACTAGCAGGATCTTCTCCTACTAATAATACGACTAAACCGGGTTTTACTGCCTGTTCTTCTACTTTTTGTTTCAATTCTTGACGGATTTTTAAAGCTAAACTTTTCCCATCTAATACAATCGCCATTTACTCACTCCTTTAAATAAAAAATTGAGCAAAAAGTGTTCCTGGAAGCAAATCATTGCTTCGGAGCGCCTTCTTGCTCAACCTCCTATACTGACTTACCCTTCAACAAAGTTTGATAAGACACCATTAATAAATTTCGCTGATTTTTCATCACTATATAATTTTGCAATTTCAATTGCTTCATTCAATGCAACTGTTTGAGGAACTTCCAATTCAGGTGAACGCATTTCGCAAACTGCTACACGCATAATCATTAAATCTAAGCGAACGATTCGATTTAATTTCCATCCTTTTAAATGTGAGGAAATTAAAGCATCAATCTCTTCTAATTGATTTTGAACCCCTTGGATTAAATCTAATGAATAATGAATTTCTGGAAACTCATCTAATAATGCTTCATTAGAATAGACTTCTTCATCAAATGATTGTTCATCATGCAATACGTCTAACGCTAAGCGAACAGCATCAAATGAGTTTAAATCTTTACAAATATCCATTTGATACAAAGCTTGAATAGCAATAACACGTAGTGCACGTCTTTTCAATGGGTTACGACTCACTCTTCATCCCCCAATTCGAAAAATTCTGAATCAACATTTTTTGCTGGAATAATTGTTTGAACATGAATATTTACTTGGGAAATTTCTAATTCACAACTAAATAATAATTGTTCTTTAATTTTATTTTGTAATAATAATGCTAATTTTGGAATAGATACTCCATAATCTACATTCCCATATACATCAAGAATAAATTTCCCTTGTTCTTGTGTTAAATAAGCACCTTTTGCTAATTCTTCACGTCCAAAAAGTGTATTTACACTTGTTTTAATAATTCCTGATAAAGGATGGAATCCTTCCACTTTAGAAGCAACAATTCCTGCAATGCTCTCAATCACTTCAGGGGCAATTTCAATAGCACCTAAAACGGCTGTTTGATTTGAATATTTTTCCATAATGAACCTCCTTTTACAAAGATTCTGAATCGCTATCTGTCTCAATGAGCATCACGAATCATGATCTTCACTCTCTTTTACAGTTTACCATGATTTTTGTTCTATCACAACTCAC
It includes:
- the miaA gene encoding tRNA (adenosine(37)-N6)-dimethylallyltransferase MiaA; this encodes MVEKQKIIVIVGPTGVGKTALSIKLAQQLNGEIINGDSMQVYKTLDIGTAKVTPEESLGIPHYLLDICDVKEEYTASDFKQMARKAIQEIASRGKIPIVVGGTGLYIEGLLFDFHFSGEDSNNPTYRLEKERELDEIGPQAMWEQLKAVDPISAENIHPNNTRRVIRALEVTHASGKPFSANDQQQKEAIFDVYMIGLSTDRAVLYERIDTRVDMMMQNGLEEEARHLYDAVKGLDVQSIRGIGYKEWGEYFEGQLSKEATIQKIQQNSRRYAKRQLTWFRNRFEAVHWYDLVENPNTISQVVLDCQQFLLGSE
- a CDS encoding glycerophosphodiester phosphodiesterase, translated to MTKIFAHRGSRGTHPENTLAAFQEAVRVQSDGIELDVHVSKDGELVVIHDETVDRTTNGSGSIQDLTVEEIQALDAGSWFHESFTGEKIPTLEEVFQLLKELNFKGELNIELKTDQIEYAGIVEKCVALQEKMQPNFAIIYSSFNPRSIIQMKQLRPNQEIAFLYESVEMANFEFKEVNFEAVHPDYRLLKEAFEIHSQYSKRVWTVNREEEMNHCFELHVEAIFTDYPQKALELRSEIKE
- the recN gene encoding DNA repair protein RecN — protein: MIQELFIKNFAIIEEVRCQFEKGMTVLTGETGAGKSIIIDAVGLLAGERASLEMIRYGSEKATIQAVFTIDSEETKRKIEELGIEIENDEMMIQRELYQTGKSTCRINGQMVTVSLLKQVGPYLIDIHGQNEHFLLLNEEHHLSLLDVYAGQKLQALKDEYSKYYEHFCSIQEQLRKLQTAEKEDAQKIDLLKFQVEEIELSNIYIGEEEELVQEKEYFTHFQKIQEHLMSALSVLQTEEYAAVDAISQASQEIGFLQGIGENYQQLYQQLQESYYQLQDAVSHMSHELDHAEYDEERLAYIEERLDVYYQLKRKYGDNAEEILEFQAQAQAQLNQIENKESIIETLIQEKAQIEQKAKEVALELTKQRQAIALELAEKIETQLHELYMEQAIFEIRVLPSEQLLETGMDEVYFYISTNKGEPVKPLQKIVSGGELSRITLAMKTIFVRKRGVGTIVFDEVDTGVSGRVAQAIANKMHYISEFAQVLCITHLPQVASIAGVHIFIEKMEKDDRTRTTLTTLEEDKRIEEIGRMLSGEEMTELTKQHAAELIALSQKIRQQNKVQKKQVIAND
- a CDS encoding TlyA family RNA methyltransferase, translating into MEKERVDLLVVQQGLTDSREKAKRLVMAGQIVDAVKHIRYDKPGEKIPITTELYIKGETLRYVSRGGLKLEKALETFDVSVEGKILLDIGASTGGFTDAALQHGAVLSYALDVGYNQLDYKLRQDERVEVMERVNFRFSKPEDFTKGKPQVASIDVSFISLKLILPPLKDILEMDGDVLVLIKPQFEAGRERIGKKGIVSDPKVHQDVLEEILEYCEQIGFSVQQLTFSPITGGSGNIEFLAHLQLHETVTSSYDWKNGIQAVVKEAHQQLKNLK
- a CDS encoding polyprenyl synthetase family protein, giving the protein MSEMISYWQQEIENYLFIRIEEIPNISTRLKEAMLYACSSGGKRIRPLFVLLISHLEEVELQKVLPVAASLEMIHTYSLIHDDLPGMDNDDYRRGKLTLHKQFDEATAILAGDALLNLAFEELAQCQLSDAKKVRVIQILGSASGASGMITGQMRDIASEHQEITLEQLKQIHADKTGQLLLAAIRLGLLVLEDATPYEEALLKFGVHFGLAFQIQNDLQDVCWDSEKTGKITGQDAALEKNTYPSILGIDGAKLALEQEINQAKQAILSIQNETTVQRQVQEIFMKILSYVEI
- a CDS encoding exodeoxyribonuclease VII small subunit, yielding MVKKEKKFEEAMSELELIVQQLERGDVPLDEAIAKFQEGMALSQYCNETLTKAEETVSKMIVVKED
- the xseA gene encoding exodeoxyribonuclease VII large subunit, producing the protein MSEEYVTVSALTKYIKYKFDKDPHLGRVYLTGEISNFRLRPTHQYFNLKDEQAIISAAMFQSAFKKIQFRPEEGMKVLVIGKVSVFEKSGQYQINIEHMEPDGVGALYLAYEQLKKKLEAEGLFSLPKKPIPQFPKKIAILTSESGAVIQDIQTTVARRFPIVQLVLYPTVVQGVHAVNSILKNLDLVEQEDYDVVIIGRGGGSIEDLWSFNEEPVVRRVAELSIPVISSVGHETDTTLIDFVSDMRAATPTAAAEIATPVLMEIHQQLRNLQTRLEQSLTRQLQIKRERMQALANASIFQNPERIYQVYQQRVDQLEMRLQQMMQQNVQQKRQQLVKSQHRLELCSPSRRVQTEKQALQYLAKRLEQAQVQLMKDKKQQFQRVIQQLDLLSPLKIMNRGYGILQQEETIIKSVDQLKVEQELTIQLVDGTVRSKVTSVEKGNQLW
- the folD gene encoding bifunctional methylenetetrahydrofolate dehydrogenase/methenyltetrahydrofolate cyclohydrolase FolD is translated as MAIVLDGKSLALKIRQELKQKVEEQAVKPGLVVLLVGEDPASQIYVRNKERAANEVGFHSVVERLPETISQEELLRKIEVLNNDEAIHGILVQLPLPKQIDSQAVLEAIIPEKDVDGFHPVNLGKLLQKDESIVPCTPKGIIRLLEEYKIDLVGKEMVVIGQSTIVGRPMALLGLNRGATVTVCHSRTKDLEKQIARADIIISAVGKPNLVLKEHVKKDAVIIDVGINRLESGKLVGDVDFEGVKDQVSAITPVPGGVGPMTIAMLLEQTYLNACKREINHE
- the nusB gene encoding transcription antitermination factor NusB, giving the protein MSRNPLKRRALRVIAIQALYQMDICKDLNSFDAVRLALDVLHDEQSFDEEVYSNEALLDEFPEIHYSLDLIQGVQNQLEEIDALISSHLKGWKLNRIVRLDLMIMRVAVCEMRSPELEVPQTVALNEAIEIAKLYSDEKSAKFINGVLSNFVEG
- a CDS encoding Asp23/Gls24 family envelope stress response protein is translated as MEKYSNQTAVLGAIEIAPEVIESIAGIVASKVEGFHPLSGIIKTSVNTLFGREELAKGAYLTQEQGKFILDVYGNVDYGVSIPKLALLLQNKIKEQLLFSCELEISQVNIHVQTIIPAKNVDSEFFELGDEE